Proteins found in one Bremerella volcania genomic segment:
- a CDS encoding recombinase family protein: protein MNSKKNNTDIIRCAIYTRKSSEEGLDSEFNSLDAQRESAESFIASQKSAGWVCLPEQYNDGGFSGGNVERPGLKRLIADIEADKIDCVVVYKVDRLSRSLMDFARMMETFEQHDISFVSVTQQFNTTHSMGRLTLNILLSFAQFEREIIGERIRDKIAAQRRKGKWAGGTPVLGYDVDRSGGSPKLIVNQSEAIHVRQIYELYLELGSLLPVVDELKTLDLPNKTWHTRRGKPKGGKPFGKCRLHSLLTNPIYVGEVKHKADVFDGEHEPIVDADIFADVQTQLKANGRTPAGQVRNKHNALIRGLLFCKHCNSAMVHTFTNKRNRRYRYYRCAQLIKQGRTSCPTPSLPATEIERAVVDEIQMIAQDEDLQAEVFNRAKALLEEDQKGTTRSIANLSRQLSKDHNELQRLSESPDPSNAIATCIAGLNERIHQNKTELNRLKRKSTEQTERSIEMDEVVTALNDFDQLWDALRPREQQRVLALLVSRIEFDASDNSIKIDFIDTRPTSNVPNQSLAPC from the coding sequence ATGAACTCGAAGAAAAACAACACCGATATAATTCGATGTGCGATCTACACGCGCAAGTCTTCTGAAGAGGGACTCGATTCCGAATTCAATTCGTTGGATGCACAACGTGAATCGGCAGAGTCATTCATTGCCAGCCAGAAATCAGCCGGGTGGGTCTGCCTGCCTGAACAATACAACGATGGTGGGTTCTCAGGCGGGAACGTCGAGCGGCCTGGCCTCAAACGGCTCATAGCGGACATCGAGGCGGATAAGATCGATTGTGTGGTCGTCTACAAGGTAGATCGCCTATCTCGCTCCCTGATGGACTTCGCCCGGATGATGGAGACTTTCGAGCAGCACGACATCTCCTTTGTCTCGGTCACCCAGCAATTTAACACGACACACTCGATGGGACGACTGACCCTTAACATCTTGTTGAGCTTCGCCCAGTTCGAGCGAGAGATCATCGGGGAACGCATCCGAGACAAGATAGCTGCGCAGCGACGCAAGGGAAAGTGGGCCGGGGGCACTCCTGTGCTCGGATACGACGTCGATCGCTCCGGCGGTAGCCCCAAACTCATCGTCAACCAGTCCGAAGCCATCCATGTCCGACAGATCTACGAGCTCTATCTCGAACTTGGCTCCCTGCTTCCGGTCGTCGACGAACTGAAAACACTCGACCTACCCAACAAGACCTGGCACACGAGGCGAGGCAAACCCAAAGGTGGAAAGCCATTCGGCAAATGCCGTCTGCATTCCCTGCTTACCAACCCAATCTACGTTGGCGAGGTGAAGCATAAGGCTGACGTGTTCGACGGTGAGCACGAACCGATCGTTGACGCGGATATCTTCGCCGATGTGCAGACCCAGCTAAAAGCGAATGGCCGCACGCCTGCTGGCCAGGTTCGCAACAAGCACAACGCTCTGATTAGGGGGCTGCTATTCTGCAAACACTGCAATAGCGCGATGGTCCACACGTTTACCAACAAACGCAACAGACGGTACCGGTACTATCGCTGTGCCCAACTGATCAAGCAGGGACGCACCTCCTGCCCTACCCCGTCTTTACCTGCTACCGAGATTGAAAGGGCCGTCGTTGATGAGATTCAGATGATCGCCCAAGACGAAGATCTTCAGGCGGAGGTATTCAACCGCGCCAAGGCACTTCTTGAGGAGGACCAGAAAGGTACCACACGCTCAATTGCCAATCTTTCCCGTCAGCTCAGCAAAGACCACAACGAACTGCAAAGGCTGTCGGAGTCACCTGATCCTTCGAATGCAATCGCCACATGCATTGCTGGACTAAACGAAAGGATTCATCAGAACAAGACGGAGTTGAATCGGCTGAAACGGAAATCAACCGAACAGACGGAACGGTCTATTGAAATGGACGAGGTTGTCACCGCACTCAATGACTTTGACCAACTCTGGGATGCGCTTCGACCTCGCGAACAACAACGCGTCCTCGCCCTACTCGTCAGCCGGATCGAATTTGATGCCTCCGACAACTCGATCAAGATCGACTTTATCGATACCCGGCCGACCTCCAATGTCCCTAACCAGAGCCTTGCCCCATGTTAA
- a CDS encoding zinc-binding dehydrogenase: MTIPKPSRRSMNTLRSWQPMAASGKQAAVVEFRLAQFWQKGRSMKAVIFDRFGGPEVLQVATLPDIHPPGPTQLLVRVLATSVNPLDIQKRRGDYPEAVPLPAVIGSDVSGVVTAVGESVQSFRPGDEVYYTPPLFAPGGYAEHHVIEETVVARKPGGMSHTDSAALPLAGGTAWEALFERACLQPGEKVLVHAAAGGVGSLAVQMAKDAGAVVLATCGGGNIEFVRSLGADHVFDYRTCDFVRAVLDVTEGVDVVLDTVGGETLAQSIEVVRAGGRMVSIVDTPYQLSLLPAYERNLTIHLMFTTLNGNRLARIREMVERQSIRPVIHAVFPIRQAGEAHRLIEAGGIRGKVVLDLSQW; the protein is encoded by the coding sequence ATGACAATTCCCAAGCCGTCCCGCCGATCCATGAACACACTCCGATCATGGCAGCCGATGGCCGCATCTGGGAAACAGGCTGCGGTTGTGGAGTTTAGACTAGCGCAATTTTGGCAGAAAGGTCGATCGATGAAAGCTGTGATTTTCGATAGATTCGGTGGGCCGGAAGTGCTGCAAGTAGCTACACTCCCGGACATTCACCCCCCTGGCCCGACTCAGTTACTTGTCCGTGTGCTCGCGACCTCCGTTAACCCTCTCGACATCCAGAAGCGGAGGGGCGATTACCCAGAGGCAGTCCCGCTCCCTGCAGTCATAGGATCTGACGTGTCAGGAGTGGTGACGGCGGTGGGCGAATCTGTCCAGTCATTTCGACCGGGCGACGAAGTTTACTACACACCACCACTCTTCGCTCCCGGTGGATATGCTGAACACCATGTCATCGAGGAAACGGTCGTCGCCCGCAAGCCCGGCGGTATGTCCCATACCGATTCAGCTGCGTTACCTCTGGCAGGCGGTACAGCCTGGGAGGCTCTCTTCGAGCGAGCATGTCTCCAGCCGGGTGAAAAGGTGCTGGTTCACGCCGCTGCGGGTGGTGTTGGTTCGCTGGCCGTCCAGATGGCGAAGGATGCAGGCGCCGTAGTACTGGCCACTTGCGGAGGAGGAAACATCGAGTTCGTGAGATCGCTCGGTGCGGATCATGTGTTCGACTATCGCACATGTGACTTTGTGCGGGCAGTCCTCGATGTAACCGAAGGTGTCGATGTCGTGTTAGACACAGTCGGGGGAGAAACACTTGCCCAAAGTATTGAAGTTGTTCGCGCAGGCGGGCGAATGGTGAGTATTGTAGACACGCCTTACCAGTTGTCGTTGCTCCCGGCCTACGAACGGAATCTGACGATTCATTTGATGTTCACAACGCTGAACGGTAACCGGCTGGCAAGAATAAGAGAAATGGTGGAGCGGCAATCCATCCGCCCTGTCATCCATGCCGTTTTCCCAATCAGGCAGGCCGGGGAAGCTCACCGTCTGATCGAGGCGGGCGGAATTCGAGGCAAGGTCGTGTTGGACTTGTCCCAATGGTGA
- a CDS encoding DUF58 domain-containing protein yields the protein MGIFVTPQGYVLLLTILAVVGLGVVWPWVGLRGVSCELKFRTRRCREGEKAEVIVEIVNRWPIPVWGLAIENGFFVEDSVSDAAVALARIPGWSRCEFVWRFQPLQRGVYPQAPPRIVTEFPFGLWKAKRPVKVQQELSVWPKTYRLSNFPLPQGNHRSVTSPSDQRIGQEGERTGVRPFRQGDSLRTIHWSLTARHGRFIVSERQGSAQTRARIYVDLDHNSHLGFGPDSTFEWAIRIAASIATELVQQHNVVVLDFGTHEEQMTGAQASIHRTMDRLARLKPTKEPATMRRTGSGCDWSVSVATDLSQSEKPTKRTIVLRSDGFRAAPDASEKQAVLAHVNPWICVQDHDNAARQLLSQWTTKGREAWCGS from the coding sequence ATGGGGATCTTTGTGACCCCGCAAGGCTACGTGCTATTGCTGACGATCCTGGCGGTCGTTGGGCTGGGCGTGGTGTGGCCTTGGGTTGGGCTGCGAGGCGTTTCGTGCGAATTGAAGTTCCGTACGCGTCGTTGCCGTGAAGGAGAGAAGGCAGAAGTCATTGTCGAAATCGTCAATCGCTGGCCCATTCCGGTATGGGGGTTGGCAATCGAAAACGGCTTCTTTGTCGAAGACTCGGTAAGCGACGCCGCGGTGGCGCTGGCCCGCATTCCTGGCTGGTCGCGATGCGAGTTCGTCTGGCGGTTTCAACCACTTCAGCGTGGCGTCTACCCACAAGCTCCGCCGCGAATCGTTACTGAGTTTCCCTTTGGACTATGGAAGGCCAAGCGGCCCGTGAAGGTCCAGCAGGAACTGAGCGTCTGGCCGAAGACATATCGCTTGTCGAACTTTCCACTACCACAAGGCAACCATCGCAGCGTAACGTCCCCAAGTGATCAGCGGATCGGTCAGGAAGGAGAACGCACCGGCGTTCGACCGTTTCGACAGGGAGATTCATTACGCACAATTCATTGGTCGCTGACAGCACGACATGGTCGATTCATCGTTTCGGAGCGGCAAGGATCCGCTCAAACTCGGGCACGCATCTATGTCGATCTTGATCACAATTCTCATCTAGGGTTTGGTCCAGATAGCACCTTCGAATGGGCGATCCGCATTGCGGCAAGTATCGCTACAGAACTCGTTCAACAGCACAACGTCGTCGTGCTGGACTTTGGGACACACGAAGAGCAGATGACCGGAGCCCAGGCCAGCATTCATCGCACCATGGATCGTTTGGCTCGTCTAAAACCAACCAAAGAGCCGGCAACCATGCGAAGGACTGGCAGTGGGTGCGACTGGTCGGTTTCCGTTGCTACCGATCTCAGCCAATCCGAGAAGCCAACCAAACGGACGATCGTGCTTCGAAGCGATGGTTTTCGAGCGGCACCTGACGCTTCTGAGAAGCAGGCCGTATTGGCACATGTCAATCCTTGGATTTGCGTCCAAGACCATGACAACGCTGCTCGCCAGTTGCTTTCGCAGTGGACCACGAAGGGACGGGAGGCTTGGTGTGGAAGCTGA
- a CDS encoding amidohydrolase, whose amino-acid sequence MAAQLILHNGKITTQAADRPDVEAIAIENGNVLAIGTNDEILALADMSTKTIDLKNRRVIPGLNDSHLHVIRAGLFYNLELRWDGVPSLSQALEQLKQQADNTPPPQWVRVIGGWNEFQFKEGRMPSLDEINKAAPNTPVFLLHLYDSALLNQAALRVLGFDRNTPNPPGGLIARDSKGNPTGLLIAEPSALILYSTIANAPKLSMEDQLNSTRHYLRELNRFGVTSVSDAGGGGQNYPEDYSVVKKLDQDGHLTVRIAYSLFAQKPGEELDDYSRWLGMTKPGDGSDLLRVNGAGENLVWSAADFENFLQPRPDLRPIMEYELEAVVSKLAESRWPWRIHASYDESIGRFLDIFERVHRDNPIDKLRWFIDHAETVSEKNLERIQALGGGIATQHRMAYQGEYYIRRYGVESAKRRPPLRRMLQMGLPVGAGTDGTRVASYHPWTSLWWMVTSKTVGGTVLHDEADRLTREEALRLYTHGSAWFSHEDGKKGTLEPGRFADLAVLSHDYFAVEEDAIRQLESLLTIVGGRVVHGAGEYANLSPSLPPVSPDWSPVARFGGYDNSQAVPPIHEHTPIMAADGRIWETGCGCGV is encoded by the coding sequence ATGGCTGCACAGCTAATCTTACACAATGGCAAAATCACAACACAGGCCGCTGACCGACCTGACGTCGAAGCTATTGCTATCGAAAATGGAAATGTGTTGGCAATTGGTACGAATGATGAGATCCTTGCCCTCGCTGACATGTCGACTAAGACGATTGATCTTAAGAACCGACGGGTGATTCCAGGTCTTAATGATTCTCATTTGCACGTGATTCGAGCCGGACTTTTTTACAACCTAGAACTTCGCTGGGACGGCGTACCTAGTCTTTCACAAGCATTGGAACAGCTTAAGCAGCAGGCCGACAACACGCCGCCGCCGCAATGGGTCCGCGTTATCGGCGGCTGGAACGAGTTTCAATTCAAAGAGGGGCGGATGCCGTCTCTAGATGAAATTAACAAAGCAGCCCCCAATACGCCCGTTTTCCTATTGCACTTATACGATTCGGCACTGTTGAATCAGGCCGCGCTCCGCGTGCTTGGTTTCGATCGCAACACGCCGAACCCTCCCGGCGGACTGATCGCCCGCGACTCCAAAGGCAACCCGACCGGGCTATTGATCGCCGAGCCGAGCGCTCTAATTCTCTATTCGACGATCGCCAACGCCCCGAAACTATCAATGGAGGATCAGCTAAACTCGACTCGACATTATCTCCGAGAACTGAATCGGTTCGGAGTGACGAGTGTGTCCGATGCCGGTGGAGGGGGCCAAAATTATCCAGAAGACTACTCCGTGGTGAAGAAGCTCGATCAAGACGGTCACCTCACGGTACGGATTGCCTACAGCTTGTTTGCCCAGAAGCCGGGCGAAGAGTTGGATGACTACAGTCGCTGGCTTGGCATGACGAAACCAGGCGATGGGAGCGACCTGCTCCGCGTGAACGGTGCTGGGGAGAACTTGGTCTGGAGTGCCGCTGACTTTGAAAATTTCCTGCAACCACGACCAGACCTGCGTCCTATCATGGAATACGAGTTGGAAGCCGTCGTGAGCAAGCTCGCCGAATCACGCTGGCCGTGGAGAATCCATGCGAGCTATGACGAGTCGATTGGTCGATTCCTAGACATTTTCGAACGCGTCCACCGCGATAATCCGATCGACAAGCTTCGCTGGTTCATCGACCATGCCGAAACGGTTTCGGAGAAGAATCTGGAACGGATTCAGGCATTAGGTGGCGGCATCGCCACCCAGCACCGTATGGCCTATCAGGGCGAGTATTACATTCGCCGCTATGGGGTAGAGTCAGCAAAGCGACGACCTCCTCTCAGGCGGATGTTGCAAATGGGTTTGCCCGTGGGAGCTGGTACCGATGGCACCCGTGTGGCGAGCTACCATCCTTGGACCTCCCTGTGGTGGATGGTCACTTCCAAGACCGTCGGTGGAACGGTGCTGCATGATGAAGCCGACCGTCTGACTCGAGAAGAGGCCCTGCGGCTCTATACACACGGTAGTGCTTGGTTCAGTCATGAGGATGGGAAGAAGGGAACATTAGAACCGGGGCGGTTTGCAGACCTGGCTGTATTGAGCCACGACTATTTTGCGGTTGAGGAGGATGCGATTCGTCAACTGGAGAGCCTTCTGACGATCGTCGGAGGACGCGTCGTACATGGAGCGGGTGAGTATGCCAACCTCTCGCCATCCCTTCCGCCCGTGAGCCCAGATTGGTCTCCGGTAGCTCGGTTCGGCGGTTATGACAATTCCCAAGCCGTCCCGCCGATCCATGAACACACTCCGATCATGGCAGCCGATGGCCGCATCTGGGAAACAGGCTGCGGTTGTGGAGTTTAG
- a CDS encoding AAA family ATPase codes for MIDGIRQALNQTLKGKQDVVEKVIACVLARGHILLEDLPGLGKTTLAKALSTAIGGDFARVQCTPDLMPSDVTGFNMFNQKTREFEFVPGPVFSDVLLADEINRATPRTQSSLFEAMAERQVTIDKHCHRLSESFFVIATQNPVDSHGAYPLPEAQLDRFAMRLSIGYPGKDNEIEMLASNIHRGDRERPEIETVLTPRQLQQLQNHVSQVHIENNLLRYMVELAEFTRNRSEVTLGVSPRGLLTLQRVAQAWAHLHGRDYVTPDDIQEMAHPVLNVRLSGEFDDSAELIEEMLRTVPVPVTRG; via the coding sequence ATGATCGACGGCATTCGCCAGGCGCTAAATCAGACTCTGAAGGGTAAGCAAGACGTCGTGGAGAAGGTGATTGCCTGCGTGCTAGCTCGGGGGCACATCCTGCTGGAAGACCTTCCCGGGCTAGGAAAAACCACGCTGGCCAAGGCACTTTCGACCGCCATCGGGGGTGACTTTGCCCGCGTGCAGTGTACGCCGGACTTGATGCCCAGTGATGTGACTGGCTTCAACATGTTCAATCAAAAGACGCGGGAGTTCGAGTTCGTCCCGGGGCCGGTCTTTTCCGACGTACTGCTGGCCGACGAAATCAATCGTGCCACGCCGCGTACGCAGTCCTCGCTTTTTGAAGCGATGGCGGAGCGGCAGGTGACCATCGACAAGCATTGCCACCGCTTGTCGGAATCGTTCTTCGTGATTGCCACGCAAAACCCGGTGGACAGTCACGGTGCTTATCCCTTGCCGGAAGCCCAACTCGACCGGTTCGCCATGCGGCTGAGTATTGGGTACCCCGGCAAGGACAACGAGATTGAGATGTTGGCCTCCAACATCCATCGTGGCGATCGAGAGCGGCCGGAAATCGAGACCGTGCTGACACCCAGGCAACTGCAACAACTTCAAAATCATGTTTCCCAGGTACATATCGAGAACAACCTCTTGCGATATATGGTCGAGTTAGCCGAATTCACTCGCAACCGTAGCGAAGTTACGCTGGGCGTCAGTCCCCGTGGACTATTGACGTTGCAGCGCGTGGCCCAGGCTTGGGCTCACCTGCATGGCCGCGACTACGTCACGCCGGACGATATTCAAGAGATGGCCCACCCTGTGCTGAATGTCCGCCTGTCGGGTGAATTCGACGATTCCGCGGAACTCATTGAAGAGATGCTGCGAACCGTTCCTGTTCCCGTGACGCGGGGTTGA
- a CDS encoding transglutaminase-like domain-containing protein gives MEADKFTQRTHLAMVLTAALGVQLAINHGELGFWWQWLEVAIVAAAAWLCARYLSPSDPLRDTRVIGLLIAVVAGHFVLEQVLYQTFPRSGQLFEGQVSLALRNLMIASLPFRSERRLANLATLTSLALMAVSVFMSVYWSVTICGIVYAVLGVGWLVTSYWDRISGRFPEGTKSEIPRGAVGLAFCLAVLLAAAAIGIAGTNHATRALAGFMPSSGGNRVSDVRSQGGVGDGDDLVQGTKDAMSFGPTESEVFLESKMPSLFDVFDDTYDAPVVKKRTFQKAVSLPPSELEHRHSRVATTKSKGNDFSLLRKNEARRQKSLDDKKSPALFYVKGRVPLHLRTTIYDQFDGVNLQAKETHQEPPVKLIKEDGEPWFNVSCPLSDEHIHSTEEHLLKFINLKTDRIPAPPRLARFQIKDVDREDMFGLADDGHPRITVDFIPQLTVMRVQSFLVSSPTLLGDYATSKLQRSISLPDPETSIPRIRELALECTSGKQPGWEQVLAVQDYLRSEYAHASDSQLSEDVEFPVETFLFDTKRGPDYLFATATSLLLRELGYTSRVVSGFYADPRHFDAGTWQTPVAKEDVHFWVEVSWDGKVWHPVEPTPGYELLAPRLTPWQRLQAACIAVGTWCVSNWILLSITVVVVLTIYMLFARLVDIVLRLANRYAWFGSDRNRILWTARLMQWRARIQGHRRPQGKTFARWIQECCQPISQDFVAATNWALYSPTLSCPFSHSEIDRVCNEAFTAFVHSPHPKSPASASKELS, from the coding sequence GTGGAAGCTGATAAGTTCACCCAAAGAACCCATCTCGCGATGGTGCTGACTGCTGCCTTGGGCGTGCAGTTGGCAATCAACCACGGTGAACTGGGGTTCTGGTGGCAGTGGTTGGAAGTCGCGATTGTGGCTGCGGCCGCATGGCTGTGCGCCCGCTACCTATCGCCATCGGATCCGCTTCGTGATACGCGCGTGATTGGGCTGCTGATCGCCGTAGTCGCCGGTCACTTCGTGCTGGAACAAGTTCTCTACCAGACTTTTCCCCGATCAGGTCAGTTGTTCGAGGGGCAGGTGTCTCTCGCACTGCGCAACCTCATGATTGCATCTCTGCCGTTTCGATCGGAGAGGCGGCTCGCAAACCTGGCCACGTTGACGAGCCTGGCCTTGATGGCCGTGAGCGTCTTCATGAGTGTCTACTGGTCGGTGACGATCTGCGGAATTGTTTACGCAGTGCTCGGCGTGGGTTGGCTCGTGACCTCGTACTGGGATCGAATATCAGGAAGGTTTCCGGAGGGGACGAAGTCGGAGATTCCTCGTGGCGCCGTCGGGCTCGCGTTCTGTCTGGCCGTTTTGCTGGCTGCCGCCGCGATCGGCATCGCAGGTACGAACCATGCGACGCGAGCCCTGGCCGGCTTCATGCCCAGCTCGGGAGGGAATCGGGTTTCCGATGTGCGATCCCAAGGGGGTGTTGGCGATGGGGATGACTTGGTGCAAGGCACCAAGGATGCCATGAGCTTCGGACCGACCGAGAGCGAAGTCTTTCTCGAATCGAAGATGCCGAGCCTGTTCGACGTGTTCGATGACACCTACGACGCGCCAGTCGTTAAGAAGAGAACGTTTCAGAAAGCGGTGAGCCTTCCACCGTCCGAACTCGAGCATCGACACTCGCGCGTGGCGACAACGAAATCGAAAGGAAACGACTTTAGCCTGCTGCGAAAGAATGAGGCACGTCGTCAAAAGTCGCTCGACGACAAAAAGTCGCCGGCGTTGTTCTATGTCAAAGGGCGAGTTCCGCTTCACTTGCGAACGACGATATACGACCAATTCGATGGTGTGAACCTGCAAGCCAAGGAGACTCACCAGGAACCTCCCGTCAAGTTGATCAAGGAAGATGGAGAGCCATGGTTCAACGTTTCGTGTCCCTTGTCGGACGAACACATCCATTCAACCGAAGAGCATCTGCTGAAGTTCATCAATTTGAAAACGGATCGTATTCCCGCCCCTCCGCGTCTGGCTCGGTTTCAGATCAAAGACGTCGACCGCGAGGACATGTTCGGCCTGGCGGATGATGGGCATCCGCGAATTACCGTCGACTTCATTCCGCAGCTTACGGTCATGCGGGTGCAGTCGTTCCTGGTCAGTTCGCCAACGCTGCTGGGCGACTACGCAACCAGCAAACTCCAGAGAAGCATCTCGCTTCCAGACCCGGAAACTTCGATCCCGCGAATCCGCGAGTTGGCTCTTGAGTGTACTTCCGGCAAGCAGCCGGGATGGGAGCAGGTATTGGCCGTGCAAGACTATCTGCGCAGTGAATACGCACATGCGTCCGATAGCCAACTAAGCGAGGATGTCGAGTTCCCTGTTGAGACGTTTCTGTTCGATACAAAGCGGGGGCCTGACTATCTCTTCGCTACGGCTACCTCACTTCTCCTGCGCGAATTGGGGTACACGTCACGCGTGGTAAGCGGATTCTACGCAGATCCACGGCATTTTGATGCCGGAACCTGGCAAACTCCAGTCGCTAAGGAAGACGTTCACTTCTGGGTGGAAGTCTCCTGGGATGGCAAAGTATGGCATCCTGTCGAACCCACTCCCGGATACGAACTGTTGGCACCGAGGCTGACTCCTTGGCAGCGGCTTCAGGCTGCCTGCATTGCGGTAGGCACGTGGTGCGTCAGCAACTGGATACTACTTAGCATCACTGTAGTTGTGGTTCTCACCATCTATATGTTGTTCGCCCGCCTGGTGGATATTGTCCTTCGCCTGGCAAATCGGTATGCCTGGTTTGGCAGTGATCGAAATCGAATCCTCTGGACGGCGCGTTTGATGCAGTGGCGAGCGAGGATTCAAGGCCACCGTCGTCCGCAAGGAAAGACCTTTGCCCGTTGGATTCAAGAGTGCTGCCAACCCATCTCGCAGGATTTTGTCGCTGCCACGAATTGGGCGCTCTATTCACCGACGTTAAGTTGTCCATTCTCCCATAGCGAAATCGATCGTGTTTGCAACGAGGCATTCACCGCGTTTGTTCATTCGCCTCACCCGAAAAGTCCAGCATCCGCTTCCAAGGAGCTATCGTGA
- a CDS encoding IS3 family transposase (programmed frameshift) produces the protein MPRRRFTPEQIIQHLREAEVLLSQDKTIAQACKAIGVTEQTYYRWRKEYGGVRTDQAKRLKELEKENARLKRLLADAELDKAILKEAAFGKLLSPDKRRRIVEHVRDTLGRERVSERRACRVLGQPRSTQRRVRWVPDDEPRLVREMIELAEQYGRYGYRRITEMLRRKGWQVNHKRIERLWRREGLKVPKRQPKRRRLWLNDGSCVRLRPSHRDEVWSYDFVHHRTHDGRAFRMLTLINEYTRECLAIDVARQLTSEDVLERLSDLFVRRGVPDFIRSDNGSEFTATKVRDWLERVEVNTLYIEPGSPWENGYIESFNGKLRDELLDREIFDTLLEAKVLIERWRVEYNTVRPHSSLGYRPPAPEAILPGEAASATLQHLPLEESLKTTT, from the exons ATGCCTAGAAGAAGATTCACGCCTGAGCAGATCATCCAGCATCTCCGCGAAGCGGAGGTGCTTCTCTCTCAGGACAAGACGATTGCCCAGGCCTGCAAGGCGATCGGCGTCACGGAGCAGACTTACTATCGCTGGCGGAAGGAGTACGGCGGTGTTCGTACCGATCAGGCCAAGCGTTTGAAAGAGCTCGAGAAGGAGAATGCTCGCCTGAAGCGACTGCTGGCTGATGCCGAACTCGACAAGGCGATCCTGAAGGAAGCCGCTT TCGGGAAACTTCTGAGCCCGGACAAGCGACGGCGAATCGTCGAGCACGTGCGAGATACTTTGGGACGCGAGCGAGTATCAGAACGGAGGGCCTGCCGGGTGCTGGGACAGCCTCGTTCCACTCAGCGCCGTGTTCGCTGGGTCCCCGACGACGAGCCTCGCCTAGTCCGGGAGATGATTGAACTTGCTGAACAGTATGGCCGTTATGGCTATCGGCGAATCACTGAGATGTTACGCCGGAAAGGTTGGCAGGTGAACCATAAACGCATCGAACGCTTATGGCGTCGCGAGGGCTTGAAAGTACCAAAAAGGCAGCCGAAACGACGTCGCCTGTGGCTTAATGATGGTTCGTGCGTTCGCCTGCGGCCGAGTCATCGTGATGAGGTCTGGAGCTATGACTTCGTGCATCACCGAACGCACGATGGTCGAGCCTTCCGTATGCTGACGCTGATCAACGAGTATACTCGCGAGTGCTTGGCGATCGATGTGGCTCGTCAACTGACCAGCGAGGATGTCTTGGAGCGTCTTAGCGACCTGTTCGTTCGCCGTGGCGTGCCAGACTTCATTCGCAGCGACAACGGCTCAGAGTTCACCGCCACTAAGGTCCGTGACTGGCTGGAGCGAGTCGAGGTGAACACCCTGTACATCGAACCTGGCAGCCCGTGGGAGAATGGCTACATCGAATCCTTCAACGGGAAGCTGCGAGATGAACTACTCGATCGAGAGATCTTCGACACGCTGCTGGAGGCAAAAGTGTTGATCGAACGGTGGCGAGTCGAGTACAACACGGTACGCCCGCACAGTTCGCTGGGGTACCGTCCACCGGCACCGGAGGCAATTCTTCCAGGGGAAGCTGCTTCCGCTACGCTCCAGCACCTTCCCCTGGAAGAATCCTTGAAGACTACAACTTAA
- a CDS encoding antibiotic biosynthesis monooxygenase codes for MDSIHVAVTRQVKPGCEEEFEHALREFARESLREPGTTGVHLIEPVPGTNGCEYGMLRSFDSEDASRRFYQSEIFLQWQKRAEPLVVGDSAVRRLHGLEAFFRESKHAPPRWKMALVTWLGVFPTVLLWSSALPPLLVVMPKLIVAAIVNIFVVVTLTWAVMPLLTKLLAGWLQASSKK; via the coding sequence ATGGACAGTATTCATGTTGCCGTGACGAGGCAAGTCAAGCCGGGTTGTGAGGAAGAATTCGAGCACGCTTTGCGAGAGTTTGCCCGCGAGTCACTGCGCGAGCCAGGCACGACTGGCGTACACCTGATCGAACCGGTTCCGGGAACCAATGGGTGCGAATACGGCATGCTTCGATCTTTCGACAGTGAAGATGCAAGCCGCCGCTTTTACCAATCGGAGATCTTCCTTCAGTGGCAGAAGCGAGCCGAACCTCTCGTGGTCGGAGATTCGGCAGTTCGACGACTGCATGGCTTGGAGGCTTTTTTCCGTGAATCAAAACACGCGCCTCCTCGTTGGAAGATGGCACTCGTTACTTGGCTTGGCGTCTTTCCAACGGTATTGCTCTGGTCGTCTGCGTTACCGCCATTGCTGGTCGTCATGCCGAAACTGATCGTTGCGGCGATCGTCAATATTTTCGTCGTAGTCACGCTTACCTGGGCTGTTATGCCACTACTCACCAAGCTTTTGGCCGGATGGCTACAGGCGTCGAGTAAAAAATAA